A single Flavobacterium sp. 1 DNA region contains:
- the ubiE gene encoding bifunctional demethylmenaquinone methyltransferase/2-methoxy-6-polyprenyl-1,4-benzoquinol methylase UbiE, whose protein sequence is MPKEITPYKDSSLSKKEQVAKMFDTISGNYDNLNRVISFGIDVKWRKKVLKLVAETNPETILDIATGTGDLAILMAQTEAKKIIGLDISAGMLEIGTKKIQEKKLSQTIEMVLADSENMPFEDNYFDAITVAFGVRNFEHLETGLSEILRVLKPGGIFVILETSVPDKTPYKQGYNFYSKNILPLIGKIFSKDNVAYGYLSESAAAFPYGEALNNILRKTGFIMVNAMPQTFGVATIYVASKK, encoded by the coding sequence ATGCCAAAAGAAATCACACCTTATAAAGATTCATCTCTCAGTAAAAAAGAACAGGTTGCCAAAATGTTTGATACTATTTCCGGTAACTATGATAACCTTAACCGAGTTATTTCGTTTGGAATCGATGTTAAATGGAGAAAAAAAGTTTTGAAATTGGTTGCCGAAACTAATCCCGAAACGATATTAGACATTGCTACTGGAACTGGTGATCTCGCTATTTTAATGGCACAGACCGAAGCAAAAAAAATTATCGGGCTTGATATCTCGGCTGGAATGCTCGAAATTGGCACTAAAAAAATACAGGAAAAAAAGCTGTCTCAAACTATCGAAATGGTATTAGCTGACTCAGAGAATATGCCTTTTGAGGATAATTATTTTGATGCCATAACTGTAGCTTTTGGTGTCAGGAATTTTGAACATCTTGAAACAGGACTTTCAGAAATTCTCAGAGTATTAAAACCGGGCGGAATATTTGTAATTTTAGAAACCTCGGTACCTGATAAAACGCCTTATAAACAAGGATATAATTTTTACAGTAAAAATATTTTGCCTCTTATTGGAAAAATTTTCTCAAAAGATAATGTAGCCTATGGGTATTTATCTGAATCTGCGGCTGCTTTTCCTTACGGTGAAGCTTTAAACAATATTTTGAGAAAAACTGGGTTTATAATGGTGAATGCTATGCCTCAAACATTTGGCGTTGCAACTATTTACGTCGCTTCCAAAAAATAA
- a CDS encoding RNA methyltransferase — protein MLSKNQIKLISSLQQKKYRFANQLFFAEGVKVIQELVKSNFELEHLYTTKEDFKAIAPNKITLITENELNKISALSTPNTCLAVFKIPMESKIIESGLVLALDSIRDPGNMGTILRLCDWFGIKQLVCSKETVDIYNPKVVQATMGSITRVNVNYVDLVPFLEKTKLPVFGTFMDSDNIYKTALPQEGIIVMGNEANGISESIEKLVTKRITIPRFGELQITESLNVATATAIILSEFRRQGLN, from the coding sequence ATGCTTAGTAAAAACCAAATAAAACTTATATCTAGTCTGCAGCAAAAAAAATACCGTTTTGCTAATCAATTGTTTTTTGCTGAGGGTGTAAAAGTAATTCAAGAATTAGTAAAATCAAATTTTGAACTGGAACATCTTTATACAACTAAAGAAGATTTTAAGGCGATTGCGCCCAATAAAATAACGCTTATTACTGAAAATGAATTAAATAAAATAAGCGCCCTTTCTACACCAAATACTTGTTTGGCTGTATTTAAAATTCCGATGGAGAGCAAAATCATTGAATCTGGATTGGTACTTGCTTTAGATTCCATCAGAGATCCTGGCAATATGGGGACTATTCTCAGATTGTGTGATTGGTTTGGCATTAAGCAGCTGGTTTGTTCAAAAGAAACTGTTGATATTTATAATCCAAAAGTTGTTCAGGCAACTATGGGATCCATTACCAGAGTAAACGTTAATTATGTCGATTTAGTACCTTTTTTGGAAAAAACTAAACTGCCTGTTTTTGGAACTTTTATGGACAGTGACAACATTTATAAAACAGCTTTACCGCAGGAAGGCATTATTGTTATGGGAAATGAAGCAAATGGCATTTCTGAAAGCATAGAAAAATTAGTTACAAAAAGAATCACCATTCCTCGTTTTGGTGAGCTTCAAATTACCGAAAGTCTGAATGTAGCCACAGCAACAGCTATTATTTTAAGTGAATTTAGAAGACAAGGCTTGAATTAA
- a CDS encoding porin family protein translates to MKKIIVLILLSIAVEGFSQSKGIFSKDPIINLENWQKKRLYFGFFLGFNSYDFKIDYKTVGPDIQVDKSGGFNVGLVTNFRLQEYLDLRFEPGLYYSDRTLHYAPNAAFNSSSDAIREVNSTYVNFPLLLKFSALRTGNIRPYLLGGVSANLNLSSNAKSLDDNLEERFRVKTWTTNYELGIGIDIFSEYFIFSPSIRGQFGISDELIRDKDPNSPWTGNIESMKSRAILINFTFH, encoded by the coding sequence ATGAAAAAAATAATTGTATTAATTTTATTGAGTATTGCTGTAGAAGGATTTTCTCAAAGTAAAGGAATTTTCAGTAAGGATCCGATCATTAACTTGGAGAACTGGCAGAAGAAAAGACTCTATTTTGGATTTTTCTTAGGGTTCAACTCTTATGATTTCAAAATTGACTATAAAACAGTAGGTCCCGATATACAAGTAGACAAATCGGGCGGTTTTAATGTTGGATTGGTAACTAATTTCAGGCTTCAGGAGTATTTAGATTTGCGGTTTGAGCCTGGTCTTTATTATTCGGACAGAACGTTGCATTATGCTCCAAACGCTGCTTTTAACTCTTCGAGTGACGCTATAAGAGAGGTGAACAGCACTTATGTTAATTTTCCGTTATTGCTGAAATTTTCAGCACTTAGAACTGGAAATATACGTCCTTATTTATTGGGAGGCGTATCTGCAAATTTAAATTTATCCAGTAATGCAAAATCTTTAGATGACAATCTCGAAGAACGATTTAGAGTTAAAACGTGGACTACTAATTATGAATTGGGAATTGGAATTGATATTTTTTCAGAGTATTTTATATTCTCGCCTTCTATTAGAGGACAATTTGGAATTTCTGACGAACTAATTCGGGATAAAGATCCAAACAGCCCTTGGACAGGCAATATAGAATCTATGAAATCGAGAGCAATTTTAATTAATTTCACCTTTCATTAG